In one window of Fictibacillus phosphorivorans DNA:
- a CDS encoding carbohydrate ABC transporter permease, with protein sequence MKSKQNSKVWLYAVMLLITVLTVGPFLVTLFMAMKSGSEGIYTSLLPKDPTLANFVTAFEKANFGLYFMNTAIITAIAIPLNLLFCSLAAYPLARMEFKGRSVVLALIISTMMVPFQLYMAPLFQLAGELGLRNTHIGLVVMQVSTAFGIFLMRQAYLRIPKELEESAYLDGANRFKVWYLVVLPLVKPTLVTLAIFTFMGTWGDYLWPLLNSTESSMYTLSIGLAQLSQNFDGSNLKLISAASILTTIPTLLIFIWLQKYFISGATDGAVKG encoded by the coding sequence CTCATCACTGTCCTAACGGTCGGACCGTTTCTAGTCACTTTATTTATGGCAATGAAATCAGGAAGCGAAGGCATCTACACAAGTCTACTTCCAAAAGACCCAACACTCGCAAACTTTGTAACGGCATTTGAAAAAGCGAACTTTGGACTTTATTTTATGAACACAGCGATTATTACAGCAATCGCGATTCCTTTAAACTTATTGTTCTGCAGTTTAGCGGCATATCCGCTCGCACGTATGGAGTTTAAAGGACGCAGTGTTGTGCTGGCACTCATCATCTCGACCATGATGGTTCCGTTTCAGCTATACATGGCACCACTATTTCAGCTGGCAGGAGAACTTGGACTAAGAAACACACATATCGGTCTTGTTGTGATGCAGGTTTCAACAGCGTTCGGAATCTTTTTAATGCGCCAAGCTTATCTGCGTATCCCAAAAGAACTTGAAGAATCGGCTTACTTAGACGGTGCCAACCGCTTTAAAGTCTGGTATCTCGTCGTATTGCCACTTGTGAAGCCAACACTTGTAACTCTGGCGATCTTCACATTCATGGGCACATGGGGCGATTACTTATGGCCGCTGCTTAACTCAACAGAAAGCAGCATGTACACGTTATCCATCGGGCTCGCACAGCTTTCACAGAACTTTGATGGTTCTAACTTGAAATTAATCTCTGCCGCATCCATCTTAACGACGATTCCTACTTTATTAATCTTTATTTGGCTGCAAAAGTACTTTATTTCAGGTGCAACAGACGGGGCGGTAAAAGGATAA
- a CDS encoding FAD-dependent oxidoreductase gives MSTLSFFGREVPVIYDVDCVVVGGGTGGAATAISALEENISTLVVEKTISLGGTQTNSLVSPMMPTHVKTQRINVLITERLNKENVKTNDGTTACSWFNVESLNYVLEQLITERGGSILYDANFIDCVKEHGKITHIIVNTCNGLAAISGKTFVDATADAVLSRSAGVEVVSGNKDGENQQISFRFEMGGIDIPELRTFILSQNETFCKIENPDFFEIAMVPGKGHVLEPYFREALANDDLQEDDLRYFQAFTQPGKPTVMSFNCPHIPGITKTTDPKLRSEAVVKGRQMIRRLAAFLPKYIPGFQNAFLLKEANQLGIRESYRIVGQYVLTEQDYVDRARFQDGIARGDWYIDVHSVTKESVNEAKFSRGEYYEIPYRSLITFEVENLVVVGRHISSTFLMQASLRIQPTVRDMGQAAGMACAYSIKNNMALNTLNGAHLKQQLQMVEEF, from the coding sequence TTGAGTACCTTATCTTTTTTTGGCAGAGAAGTTCCTGTCATCTATGATGTGGATTGTGTAGTAGTCGGCGGTGGTACAGGAGGAGCTGCTACAGCGATCTCTGCATTAGAAGAAAATATCTCCACCTTAGTTGTAGAAAAAACCATTTCACTCGGAGGAACTCAAACGAATTCTCTTGTTTCTCCTATGATGCCGACTCATGTGAAAACACAGCGTATAAACGTATTGATTACGGAACGATTAAATAAAGAGAATGTTAAAACAAACGATGGAACGACAGCATGCAGCTGGTTTAACGTTGAATCTTTAAATTATGTGCTCGAACAACTCATCACAGAACGCGGAGGCAGCATTCTGTATGATGCGAATTTTATAGATTGCGTAAAGGAACACGGAAAAATAACGCATATCATTGTAAACACATGCAACGGACTGGCAGCGATCTCAGGCAAAACGTTCGTCGATGCAACAGCAGATGCCGTTCTTTCTCGTTCAGCAGGTGTTGAAGTTGTGAGCGGAAATAAAGATGGTGAAAACCAGCAGATCTCATTCCGTTTTGAAATGGGAGGTATTGATATCCCTGAGTTGCGGACGTTTATCCTCTCGCAAAACGAGACGTTTTGTAAGATCGAAAATCCTGACTTTTTTGAGATCGCGATGGTTCCTGGTAAAGGGCATGTGCTAGAGCCTTATTTTAGGGAAGCACTGGCAAACGATGATTTACAAGAAGATGATCTGCGGTACTTCCAAGCGTTTACACAACCAGGAAAACCCACAGTCATGTCATTCAATTGCCCGCACATTCCAGGCATCACGAAAACAACAGATCCGAAGCTTCGTTCAGAGGCTGTTGTAAAAGGAAGACAAATGATTCGCAGGCTCGCAGCCTTTTTACCAAAATACATTCCGGGATTTCAGAACGCATTTTTATTGAAAGAAGCAAATCAGCTTGGTATTCGTGAATCATACCGCATTGTAGGGCAATATGTGCTCACTGAACAGGACTATGTAGACCGTGCTCGATTCCAAGACGGAATTGCTCGAGGCGACTGGTACATTGATGTTCACAGCGTTACAAAGGAATCGGTAAATGAAGCGAAATTTTCTCGCGGAGAATATTACGAGATTCCTTATCGTTCCCTTATCACATTTGAAGTGGAAAATTTAGTTGTTGTAGGCAGACACATCTCTAGCACATTTTTGATGCAAGCCTCTCTTCGCATTCAGCCGACTGTTCGTGATATGGGGCAAGCGGCAGGAATGGCCTGCGCGTATTCGATTAAAAACAACATGGCATTAAATACATTGAACGGTGCACATCTGAAACAGCAGCTTCAAATGGTGGAGGAGTTTTAA